The following proteins are co-located in the candidate division KSB1 bacterium genome:
- a CDS encoding c-type cytochrome has product MKKFLKILGGIVLALVVLMGAGLIYFMSSFPKAGPAPNLTIEPAPEKVARGKYLANHVTVCIDCHSTRNFDYYSGPLEPGTEGKGGAEFAEPIGTFYVPNITPAALGNWTDGEILHAFTAGVNKDGQALFPFMPYPIYSALSQDDAEAIVAYLRTLPPIQNEVKRSQLNFPLNFIVRTIPKPYEPQPRPATSDTLAYGKYLNTVAGCHFCHTPVDAQGQSLPGMDFAGGQEFRFPWGKVVRSANITPEQDTGIGAWDKEYFIGRFKEYLDSSASHIPTPQGDDNTVMPWTMYAGMTEEDLAAIFAYLQTVKPIRNEVIKHP; this is encoded by the coding sequence ATGAAAAAATTCTTGAAAATTCTGGGAGGAATCGTTCTGGCGTTGGTTGTGCTCATGGGCGCCGGCTTGATTTATTTCATGTCAAGCTTTCCCAAAGCCGGCCCGGCGCCGAATCTCACCATCGAACCGGCGCCGGAAAAAGTCGCGCGCGGGAAGTATCTGGCGAATCACGTGACCGTCTGCATCGACTGCCATTCGACACGAAATTTCGATTATTACTCCGGCCCCCTTGAGCCTGGCACCGAAGGCAAGGGCGGCGCTGAATTTGCCGAACCCATCGGCACGTTCTATGTTCCCAACATCACGCCGGCGGCGCTGGGCAATTGGACCGACGGCGAGATTTTGCATGCGTTCACGGCCGGGGTCAACAAAGACGGCCAGGCGCTTTTTCCATTCATGCCGTATCCGATTTACAGCGCGCTGTCGCAAGATGACGCCGAGGCCATTGTCGCCTATCTCCGAACGCTGCCGCCGATTCAAAATGAAGTTAAAAGATCGCAGCTCAATTTTCCGCTCAATTTCATCGTGCGGACGATTCCCAAGCCGTATGAACCGCAGCCGCGTCCGGCAACCTCGGACACACTGGCCTACGGCAAATATTTAAACACCGTCGCCGGATGCCACTTCTGCCACACGCCGGTTGATGCGCAGGGCCAATCGCTGCCGGGCATGGACTTCGCCGGCGGGCAGGAATTTCGCTTTCCCTGGGGCAAGGTCGTGCGCTCCGCCAATATCACGCCGGAGCAAGACACCGGCATCGGCGCGTGGGACAAAGAATATTTCATCGGCCGCTTTAAAGAATATCTCGACTCAAGCGCCAGTCACATTCCAACGCCCCAAGGAGACGACAACACCGTGATGCCATGGACGATGTACGCCGGCATGACGGAGGAAGATTTGGCCGCTATTTTTGCCTATTTGCAAACCGTGAAG
- a CDS encoding thiamine pyrophosphate-binding protein: protein MKSTTGGEIIASMLANEGVEKVFGIIDGTYFGLYSNLKKFGIELISPRHEACALHIAGAYARLTGKLGVAIASNGPGVANALSGVAVENGEGNRVLLITSTRRTGIGYPDRGGTYQYFNQVGAIKPISKWSGVAASFNRLQEMMRRAFRISYHGRPGVVHVDVPEDLMNGKTEAQSFVLPSRYRRLEAMAASEAQIERAAEMLVAARLPMIHAGSGVIHSGAFAELQTVAEILHAPVTTSWGGRSVFPETHELAMPMIYIKLNHQVRNAADLVLTLGSRLGETDWWGKPPYWASPAGQKMIQVDIDEEILGLNKPVDLAVLSDIKIFLAKLLEKLPPLQDKMPLAERRKAVKKFQAARAKFRREFDAPLKDKSAPMNPAHVAAVCRRFFPDDAVCVIDGGNTAVWAHFFHEARVPNTILQTAKFGMLGAGVAQALGAAVAFPERQIYCIIGDGAMGFNLQEIETAVRNKLKVIYLVCCDKQWGMVKMNQQFALKPVKTLVKKSLAADETINADLSEIQFDKLAASMGAHGERVADPQELQPALERSRAAGKCAVIHVDVNPVKHLWAPGLIYFKEMHKEPKGK from the coding sequence GTGAAATCAACCACCGGCGGCGAAATCATCGCCAGCATGCTGGCCAACGAAGGCGTGGAAAAAGTTTTCGGCATCATCGACGGCACTTATTTCGGCCTGTATTCGAATTTGAAAAAATTCGGCATCGAGCTGATCAGTCCGCGCCACGAAGCCTGCGCTCTGCATATAGCCGGGGCGTACGCGCGTTTGACCGGCAAGCTCGGCGTCGCCATCGCCAGCAACGGCCCGGGCGTCGCGAATGCGTTGTCCGGCGTCGCCGTCGAAAACGGCGAAGGCAATCGGGTTCTGCTCATCACCAGCACGCGCCGGACCGGCATCGGCTATCCCGACCGCGGCGGCACGTATCAATATTTCAATCAGGTCGGCGCGATCAAGCCGATCTCGAAATGGAGCGGCGTTGCAGCTTCCTTTAATCGCCTCCAGGAAATGATGCGCCGCGCCTTTCGCATTTCGTATCACGGGCGGCCCGGCGTCGTGCATGTCGACGTGCCGGAAGATCTCATGAACGGCAAAACCGAGGCGCAGAGTTTCGTGTTGCCGTCGCGGTATCGCCGTCTTGAAGCGATGGCGGCAAGCGAGGCGCAAATTGAGCGCGCCGCTGAAATGCTGGTTGCCGCCAGACTTCCGATGATTCATGCCGGCAGCGGCGTTATTCACTCCGGCGCTTTCGCCGAGCTGCAAACAGTTGCGGAAATTTTGCACGCACCGGTGACGACGAGCTGGGGCGGGCGCAGCGTTTTTCCGGAGACGCATGAGCTGGCGATGCCGATGATTTACATCAAGCTCAACCATCAAGTGCGCAACGCCGCCGATCTCGTGCTCACGCTGGGCTCGCGCCTCGGCGAAACCGATTGGTGGGGCAAGCCGCCGTATTGGGCCTCGCCGGCCGGGCAGAAGATGATTCAAGTGGACATCGACGAGGAGATTTTGGGGCTCAACAAACCCGTTGACCTTGCCGTTCTTTCCGATATCAAAATTTTCCTGGCGAAGCTGCTTGAGAAATTGCCGCCGCTGCAAGACAAAATGCCGCTGGCAGAGCGCCGCAAAGCAGTAAAGAAGTTTCAAGCCGCGCGAGCCAAATTCCGCCGGGAGTTCGATGCGCCTCTCAAAGACAAATCCGCGCCGATGAACCCGGCGCACGTCGCGGCAGTGTGCCGCCGGTTTTTTCCCGACGACGCCGTTTGCGTGATTGACGGCGGCAACACCGCGGTGTGGGCGCATTTTTTCCACGAAGCGCGCGTGCCCAACACCATTTTGCAAACCGCGAAATTCGGCATGTTGGGCGCCGGCGTGGCCCAAGCCCTGGGCGCCGCCGTGGCTTTTCCCGAACGCCAAATTTATTGCATCATCGGCGACGGGGCGATGGGTTTCAATCTCCAGGAAATCGAAACTGCGGTGCGCAACAAGTTGAAAGTGATCTATCTCGTTTGCTGCGACAAACAATGGGGCATGGTGAAAATGAATCAGCAATTTGCCCTGAAGCCGGTCAAAACATTGGTTAAAAAATCTCTCGCTGCCGATGAAACCATCAACGCTGATTTGAGCGAGATTCAATTCGACAAGCTGGCCGCAAGCATGGGCGCGCACGGCGAACGAGTGGCCGATCCCCAAGAGCTGCAACCGGCGCTCGAACGCAGCCGCGCCGCCGGCAAATGCGCCGTCATTCATGTCGATGTCAATCCCGTCAAACACTTATGGGCGCCGGGGTTGATTTATTTTAAAGAGATGCACAAGGAGCCGAAGGGGAAATAA
- a CDS encoding bile acid:sodium symporter family protein, translating into MPVDQLQLNFNPDSIRLLNFILGLVMFGVALDLKFDDFKRLAASPVPPLIGLFAQFLLLPALSFLWSLILNPLPSIALGMMLIAACPGGNVSNFLTHLAGGNTALSVSMTAISTAVALVMTPINLTFWGRLNANTSPILQHVNLDPREVFYTIVIILGIPLFAGMMMAHHAPKITARLRPPLKIFSIAFFVVFILIAFAMNWDNFLAYVPRIWYAVLIQNALALSGGYAISRLFRLPRRDARAISIETGIQNSALGLALIFQFFAGLGGMALVAAWWGIWHLISGLSLAMVWSKRPV; encoded by the coding sequence ATGCCAGTTGACCAGCTTCAGCTCAATTTCAATCCCGACAGCATTCGTCTTCTCAACTTCATTCTGGGTCTGGTCATGTTCGGCGTCGCGCTCGATCTCAAATTCGACGACTTCAAGCGCCTGGCGGCTTCGCCGGTTCCGCCGCTCATCGGATTGTTCGCGCAATTCCTTCTGCTGCCGGCGCTTTCTTTTCTCTGGTCGCTGATTTTAAACCCGCTGCCCAGCATCGCGCTCGGCATGATGCTCATCGCGGCTTGTCCGGGCGGCAATGTTTCGAATTTTCTCACTCACCTCGCCGGCGGCAATACCGCGCTCTCGGTGAGCATGACGGCGATTTCCACCGCAGTGGCGCTGGTGATGACGCCGATCAATCTCACCTTTTGGGGAAGGTTGAATGCAAACACCTCGCCGATTTTGCAACATGTCAATCTCGATCCCCGCGAAGTTTTTTATACCATCGTGATCATTTTGGGAATTCCGTTGTTTGCCGGCATGATGATGGCGCATCATGCGCCCAAAATCACGGCGCGTTTGCGCCCGCCGCTCAAAATTTTTTCCATCGCTTTTTTTGTTGTCTTCATTCTCATTGCGTTTGCGATGAATTGGGATAATTTTCTCGCTTATGTTCCCCGAATCTGGTATGCGGTTTTAATTCAAAATGCCCTTGCGCTTTCCGGCGGCTATGCGATCAGCCGCTTGTTTCGCCTTCCCCGGCGTGATGCCCGCGCCATCAGCATCGAGACCGGCATTCAAAACTCGGCGTTGGGTCTTGCGTTGATTTTTCAGTTTTTCGCCGGATTGGGCGGCATGGCCTTGGTCGCGGCCTGGTGGGGAATTTGGCATTTGATTTCCGGGCTGAGCTTGGCGATGGTGTGGTCAAAGCGGCCGGTGTGA
- a CDS encoding type II toxin-antitoxin system HicB family antitoxin, which translates to MQTIYNLPLILEPQPEGGYTVACPILPELITEGDSIQEAFANASDALPAITEAYEDLERPLPPALQRLTIDTPISIETLVPVG; encoded by the coding sequence ATGCAAACAATATACAACTTACCCCTTATTCTGGAGCCTCAGCCCGAAGGTGGTTATACAGTAGCTTGTCCAATTTTGCCAGAACTTATTACGGAGGGCGATTCGATCCAAGAAGCTTTTGCCAATGCTTCAGATGCTTTGCCAGCAATTACCGAAGCCTACGAAGACCTTGAACGCCCCTTGCCGCCAGCTTTGCAACGATTAACAATTGACACACCGATATCAATTGAAACCCTTGTCCCCGTAGGATAA
- a CDS encoding SDR family oxidoreductase, producing MLKPSVLITGAAGYLGQETLQQLAQQRDKLRRLVAMDVRDVAPEKRLAGVEYIGADIRSPEMAAWFKEFSVDIVVHLAAIVTPGRRSHRELEYSVDVLGTENVLKACVEAGVKKIIVTSSGAAYGYHPDNPAWLQENHPLRGNEEFAYSYHKRLVEEMLARYREQHPDLQQLVFRPGVVLGKNVNNQITALFEKKFVLGLRGAESPFVFVWDQDVAACLVKGVLENKTGIYNLAGDGALSMREIAAMLKKPYLPLPATLVKSALWLLRQLRLSQYGPEQVNFLRYRPVLSNQKLKTGFGYVPSKNAQEVFEYYLSEKAVVRKYDNQKRK from the coding sequence ATTTTAAAGCCATCCGTTTTGATCACCGGCGCTGCCGGTTATCTCGGTCAAGAAACTTTGCAACAGCTTGCGCAACAACGCGACAAGCTTCGCCGGCTTGTTGCGATGGATGTTCGCGACGTTGCGCCCGAGAAACGGCTTGCCGGAGTTGAATATATTGGGGCCGACATTCGCTCGCCGGAGATGGCGGCGTGGTTCAAAGAATTCAGTGTTGACATCGTGGTTCATTTAGCCGCCATCGTGACTCCCGGCCGCCGAAGCCATCGCGAGCTGGAATATTCGGTGGATGTTTTGGGCACGGAAAATGTTCTCAAGGCCTGCGTCGAAGCCGGTGTCAAAAAAATCATTGTCACCAGTAGCGGCGCGGCCTACGGTTATCATCCCGACAACCCGGCGTGGCTGCAAGAAAATCATCCTTTGCGCGGCAATGAAGAATTTGCCTATTCGTATCACAAGCGCCTGGTTGAAGAAATGCTGGCGCGCTATCGCGAGCAACATCCGGACTTGCAGCAGCTTGTTTTCCGGCCCGGCGTCGTGCTCGGGAAAAATGTGAACAACCAAATCACCGCGCTGTTTGAAAAGAAATTCGTGCTGGGTTTGCGCGGGGCCGAGTCTCCGTTCGTTTTTGTCTGGGATCAGGATGTTGCCGCGTGCCTGGTGAAAGGCGTCTTGGAGAATAAAACCGGCATTTATAATTTGGCCGGCGACGGCGCGCTCAGCATGAGAGAAATCGCGGCGATGCTGAAAAAACCGTATCTGCCGCTGCCGGCGACGCTGGTCAAAAGCGCGTTGTGGCTGTTGCGCCAATTGCGGTTGAGCCAATATGGTCCTGAGCAGGTGAATTTTCTCCGCTACCGCCCGGTGCTGTCGAATCAAAAACTCAAAACCGGGTTCGGATACGTTCCCAGCAAAAACGCCCAAGAAGTCTTTGAATATTATTTGTCGGAAAAAGCGGTGGTGAGAAAATATGACAATCAAAAAAGAAAGTAG
- a CDS encoding sodium:solute symporter family protein, producing MILSTTEYFLLAFYLLSLFVLGFMRSRRDSSSMAEYLVAGRRLSLPAFVATLVSTWYGGILGVGEFSYKYGLSNWLVFGAPYYLYAVVFALFIAARARRTLFYTIPDQLEKAYGRGTSMAGALFIFVLSTPAPYVLMIGVLCRMLFGWPLWLGVTLGALLSMIYAFRGGLAAIVRTEILQFLLMYAGFIVMLVFAASRFGTWEFLENNLPPPHLTWRGENSPQYIFVWYFIAMSTLVDPTFYQRCYAAKNEKVARNGILISVLCWMLFDFMTTTTGLYAAAILPNLENPVESYPQLAAKLLPPLARGLFFLSLLATIMSTIDSYAFLSAITFGKDLLWKIGGRGEEKLATFFSRLGLIVTFAAAVVIALWSQSVVAIWYQLGSLATPALLVPLAASFSEKWKMPKTWALLSMFLSAALSGLWMLAGVNGAYWLGLQPIYPGLAASAGCFVLSVTFRKK from the coding sequence ATGATCCTGAGCACAACCGAATATTTTTTATTGGCGTTTTATCTGTTATCCCTTTTTGTGCTCGGCTTCATGCGTTCGCGGCGCGACAGCAGCTCGATGGCGGAATATCTTGTGGCCGGGCGCCGCCTTTCGCTGCCGGCGTTTGTCGCCACGCTGGTTTCAACCTGGTACGGCGGCATTCTCGGCGTGGGAGAATTTAGTTACAAGTATGGTTTGTCGAATTGGCTGGTCTTTGGCGCGCCATATTATCTTTACGCCGTGGTCTTTGCGCTTTTCATCGCGGCGCGCGCGCGGCGAACGCTTTTTTATACCATTCCGGATCAACTCGAAAAGGCTTACGGCCGCGGCACCAGCATGGCCGGCGCCCTTTTTATTTTCGTCCTGTCGACGCCGGCGCCTTACGTGCTGATGATCGGCGTGCTTTGCCGGATGCTGTTCGGCTGGCCGTTGTGGCTCGGCGTAACACTCGGCGCGCTGCTCTCGATGATTTATGCGTTTCGCGGAGGGCTTGCCGCAATTGTTCGCACCGAGATTTTACAGTTTCTTCTCATGTACGCCGGCTTCATCGTGATGCTCGTTTTTGCGGCGAGCCGATTCGGAACGTGGGAATTTCTCGAGAACAACCTCCCGCCGCCGCATCTCACCTGGCGCGGCGAAAATTCTCCGCAATATATTTTCGTGTGGTATTTCATCGCCATGAGCACGCTGGTCGATCCGACATTTTACCAACGCTGCTACGCGGCCAAAAACGAAAAAGTCGCGCGCAACGGCATTCTGATTTCCGTGCTGTGTTGGATGCTCTTTGATTTCATGACGACCACGACCGGCCTGTATGCCGCGGCGATTCTGCCCAATTTGGAAAATCCCGTCGAGTCCTATCCGCAGCTTGCTGCGAAGCTGTTGCCGCCTTTGGCGCGCGGCTTGTTCTTTCTGTCGTTGCTCGCGACGATCATGTCGACGATTGACAGCTATGCTTTTCTCTCCGCGATCACGTTTGGCAAGGATTTGCTGTGGAAAATCGGCGGGCGCGGCGAGGAGAAACTCGCCACTTTTTTTTCACGGCTGGGCTTGATTGTCACCTTTGCTGCGGCGGTTGTGATCGCCCTGTGGTCGCAGTCGGTTGTGGCCATTTGGTATCAACTCGGCTCGCTGGCGACGCCGGCGCTGCTCGTGCCGCTGGCTGCAAGTTTTTCGGAGAAATGGAAAATGCCGAAAACCTGGGCGCTGCTGTCGATGTTTCTCAGCGCAGCGTTGTCGGGATTGTGGATGTTGGCGGGTGTAAACGGTGCCTATTGGCTGGGACTGCAGCCGATTTATCCGGGGCTGGCAGCTTCAGCGGGGTGTTTTGTTTTATCCGTGACATTTCGAAAAAAATAA
- a CDS encoding HEAT repeat domain-containing protein, giving the protein MRFGHEWSFNSKAYAKFLNDDEQVHLQALAALLDRDEKTALPEIKILARQHENWAMRAAAATMLSRPESAEAISILEEVLNKDADARVRKAAVRALSHRDEPAAREALKRLLTK; this is encoded by the coding sequence ATGCGCTTCGGGCACGAGTGGAGTTTTAACAGCAAGGCTTATGCGAAATTTTTAAACGACGACGAGCAAGTGCATTTGCAAGCCCTGGCGGCGCTGCTGGATCGCGATGAAAAAACGGCGCTGCCGGAGATTAAAATATTGGCGCGCCAACACGAGAATTGGGCGATGCGCGCGGCAGCGGCGACGATGCTCTCCAGACCGGAAAGCGCGGAGGCCATTTCGATTCTCGAAGAAGTCTTGAACAAAGACGCGGATGCGCGCGTGCGCAAAGCCGCGGTGCGTGCGCTTTCTCATCGCGACGAGCCGGCAGCGCGGGAGGCTTTGAAACGGTTGCTCACGAAGTAA
- a CDS encoding HEAT repeat domain-containing protein: protein MRKLILFSLILLPIHARAAAIFDDASWFGRPLIMKLPEGNVQDIAYQEYKTAYNLVLDQRWGEAITQLDAYVKKYPSNQYTDDAVFWLSYCREKRGDNAEEVLQAYKKFVEKFPRSQYVNDARSNMIRLADQLARAGKPKYKAELEALRSEDDENIRLEAIYALSRHSEDDPEITKLLIDLLQTEKSANLRRKIVYVLGNVESPEATAALEKLALTDPDPAVQKNAVHALGNQGNAASVKALMKIVESGASPEVKKTALYRIGNTEENSGLEFLLKIAKTSADQELSRAATNAIGNYGSSAAVRALSEILSASTVREVRKAALYALGNTGEPAAVAALEKTALDQTDPELQTAAVYAIGNLSSEVALKTLQNIFAKSTNTRVRQATAYAIGNAGGREAAAFLGKMAAQEQDIEVAKALIYAIGNSDDEETVNTLVNVIKTNPNEELKKTAVYAIGNSPKAAAREALMVVLRGDGSLELRKAALYSLGNRDDEASVPVLLEIAQKDPNLQLRKAAVAALSQIDSPKAAEALKKIMRGEK from the coding sequence ATGCGCAAGCTCATTTTATTCAGCCTGATCCTTTTGCCCATTCACGCGAGGGCGGCGGCAATATTCGATGATGCCTCCTGGTTTGGCCGGCCGCTGATCATGAAATTGCCTGAAGGCAATGTGCAGGACATTGCTTATCAGGAATATAAAACCGCGTATAATTTGGTGCTCGATCAGCGCTGGGGCGAAGCCATCACGCAGTTGGACGCCTACGTGAAAAAATATCCCAGCAATCAGTACACGGATGATGCCGTCTTCTGGCTGAGTTATTGTCGCGAAAAACGCGGCGATAATGCCGAAGAAGTTTTGCAGGCGTATAAAAAATTCGTGGAAAAATTCCCCCGCAGCCAATATGTCAATGATGCGCGCAGCAACATGATTCGGCTGGCAGATCAATTGGCACGCGCCGGCAAGCCGAAATACAAAGCCGAGCTTGAAGCGTTGCGCAGTGAAGATGACGAAAACATCCGTTTGGAAGCGATTTATGCGCTGAGCCGGCACAGCGAGGATGATCCGGAAATCACGAAGCTGTTGATCGATTTGCTGCAAACCGAAAAGAGCGCAAATTTGCGGCGAAAGATCGTCTATGTGCTGGGCAACGTCGAGAGTCCTGAAGCGACGGCAGCGCTGGAAAAATTGGCGCTCACCGATCCCGACCCTGCCGTCCAAAAAAATGCCGTGCACGCGCTGGGCAATCAAGGTAACGCCGCGAGTGTGAAGGCGTTGATGAAAATCGTCGAATCCGGTGCGAGTCCGGAGGTGAAAAAAACGGCGCTCTACAGGATCGGCAACACTGAAGAAAACAGCGGCTTGGAATTTTTGCTGAAGATTGCAAAAACCTCCGCCGATCAGGAATTGAGTAGAGCCGCCACCAACGCGATCGGGAATTACGGCTCCTCCGCGGCGGTGCGCGCACTCAGTGAAATTTTATCCGCCAGCACGGTGCGGGAAGTGCGCAAAGCCGCCTTGTACGCGCTGGGAAATACCGGTGAGCCCGCCGCGGTTGCCGCGCTCGAAAAAACCGCGCTCGACCAAACCGACCCCGAGCTGCAAACCGCCGCGGTTTACGCGATTGGCAACCTTTCGAGCGAAGTTGCGTTAAAGACTCTGCAAAACATTTTTGCCAAAAGCACGAACACCCGCGTGCGTCAGGCGACGGCCTACGCCATCGGCAATGCCGGCGGACGTGAAGCCGCGGCGTTTCTCGGCAAAATGGCCGCGCAAGAGCAGGATATCGAAGTCGCGAAAGCGTTGATCTACGCCATCGGCAACAGCGATGACGAAGAAACCGTCAACACGTTGGTCAACGTGATCAAAACGAATCCCAACGAAGAATTGAAAAAGACCGCGGTTTATGCGATCGGCAACTCACCGAAAGCCGCCGCTCGCGAGGCGTTGATGGTGGTGTTGCGCGGTGACGGCTCATTGGAATTGCGAAAGGCGGCGCTGTATTCACTCGGCAATCGCGACGACGAAGCCTCCGTGCCGGTGTTGCTCGAAATCGCGCAGAAGGATCCGAATCTGCAATTGCGCAAAGCCGCGGTGGCGGCCTTGTCACAGATTGATTCGCCCAAAGCGGCAGAGGCCTTGAAAAAAATTATGCGCGGAGAGAAATAA
- a CDS encoding zf-HC2 domain-containing protein, with product MNHNPCKKYEAWLTTKVFGELSAAEAEKLQEHLAACVPCRNFLVEMENVLRRLGAPRRPQLPEHFWEGYWHRLAQRLEKDERRAPAREPAFGRSMNWLREKWMAQPMLIPLGRTAGILALLVLGVLVGHYWWPQDRNENQPIVQSSAPAMPVVQTRAEQWLERSEILLLGMVNEDLSGEFRPDFSHQRRVSRHLLTEARALNRELDPVANRQMLQLINQLELILLQIANLEAEHDLSAIELVREGVARNGLLLKINIIELAQQAQQQNLAPIKPQRKSL from the coding sequence ATGAATCACAACCCCTGTAAAAAATACGAAGCCTGGCTCACCACCAAAGTCTTCGGCGAGTTGAGCGCCGCCGAAGCGGAAAAACTGCAAGAACATCTTGCTGCTTGCGTCCCGTGCAGAAATTTTTTGGTTGAAATGGAAAATGTGCTGCGCCGCCTGGGCGCGCCGCGCCGGCCGCAACTGCCCGAGCATTTTTGGGAAGGCTATTGGCATCGGCTGGCACAGCGCCTGGAAAAAGATGAACGCCGGGCGCCGGCGCGAGAGCCGGCATTCGGACGCTCGATGAATTGGCTGCGCGAAAAATGGATGGCGCAGCCGATGCTGATTCCGCTCGGCCGCACCGCCGGAATTTTGGCGCTGCTGGTTTTAGGCGTTCTCGTCGGGCATTATTGGTGGCCGCAAGATCGAAATGAAAATCAACCAATAGTTCAATCATCGGCGCCGGCCATGCCGGTTGTCCAAACGCGCGCCGAACAATGGCTGGAACGTTCCGAAATTCTCCTGCTCGGCATGGTGAATGAAGATTTGTCCGGCGAATTCCGGCCGGATTTTTCGCATCAACGCCGGGTTTCACGCCATCTGCTCACCGAGGCGCGCGCGCTGAACCGCGAGCTTGACCCGGTTGCCAATCGCCAAATGCTTCAGCTCATCAATCAGCTCGAGCTGATTCTGCTGCAAATCGCCAATCTCGAAGCGGAGCATGATTTGTCTGCCATCGAGCTGGTTCGCGAGGGCGTGGCGCGCAACGGCCTTTTGCTCAAAATCAATATTATCGAATTGGCGCAACAAGCGCAGCAGCAGAATTTGGCGCCGATTAAACCGCAACGAAAATCATTGTGA
- a CDS encoding RNA polymerase sigma factor encodes MANDEKELIRRLQAGETSAFRELVENHKRALFNLAYDLLGSAPDAEDISQQAFIKVYRGIGKFHGQARLGSWMYRIVVNLCLNRRRKKALTEMELRENFEDDEKHKPLAASDHEANPEKATEAEMIRQHLRGALDRLSPQQRTIFVLRHDEDLPLAEISKILKISEGTVKSQLFRALRKLQEALAFYKADLVSQ; translated from the coding sequence ATGGCGAATGACGAGAAAGAGCTGATTCGGCGATTACAAGCAGGTGAAACTTCGGCGTTTCGTGAGCTGGTGGAAAACCACAAACGCGCGTTGTTCAATTTGGCCTATGATCTTTTGGGCAGCGCGCCGGACGCCGAGGATATTTCGCAGCAAGCGTTCATCAAAGTGTATCGCGGCATCGGCAAATTTCACGGCCAGGCCCGGCTTGGCTCGTGGATGTATCGCATCGTGGTGAATCTTTGCCTGAACCGGCGCCGCAAAAAGGCGCTGACGGAAATGGAGTTGCGGGAAAATTTTGAGGATGATGAGAAGCACAAGCCGCTTGCAGCTTCCGATCATGAGGCAAATCCGGAAAAAGCGACCGAGGCCGAAATGATCCGCCAACATCTGCGCGGCGCGCTCGACCGCCTTTCGCCGCAGCAGCGAACGATTTTCGTCCTGCGTCACGACGAAGATTTGCCGCTCGCCGAAATCAGCAAAATCTTGAAAATCTCCGAAGGCACGGTCAAAAGCCAACTGTTCCGCGCGCTGCGCAAGCTGCAGGAAGCTTTGGCCTTTTACAAAGCAGACTTGGTATCGCAATGA
- a CDS encoding prohibitin family protein, whose protein sequence is MPFIVFLVIAIIAFGAYFVSRRSSLPTRNAAGFAPLIGLVALLLAIGSCLTVVPAGHVGVVDFFGTVSPNTLKAGINLVNPLANVIKFSVKTQELKEVMDVPSKEGLTVQLEVSVLYHLNPEQAAEVYKTIGPYYAQIILEPQFRSVARGVTAAFEARALYTSERELLASQIQDHLSKIVAPRGITIESTPLRRVGLPSRLSESIEEKLRADQESQRMEFVLNKERQEAERKRIEAQGIADFQRIVAQGISDQLLRWKGIEATEKLANSSNAKVVIVGAGKDGLPLILGGQ, encoded by the coding sequence ATGCCATTTATTGTGTTTCTGGTCATCGCGATAATCGCTTTTGGCGCTTATTTTGTTTCGCGCCGCAGCAGCCTGCCCACGAGAAACGCTGCGGGTTTCGCGCCGCTCATCGGCCTTGTCGCTTTGCTGCTGGCAATCGGCTCGTGCTTGACCGTCGTGCCGGCCGGCCACGTTGGTGTCGTTGATTTCTTCGGCACCGTCTCACCCAACACGTTGAAAGCGGGCATAAACCTTGTCAACCCACTGGCTAACGTTATTAAATTTTCAGTGAAAACACAAGAGCTGAAAGAAGTGATGGACGTGCCGTCCAAAGAAGGCTTGACGGTGCAGCTCGAAGTCAGCGTACTTTATCATCTCAATCCGGAACAGGCCGCCGAAGTCTACAAAACGATTGGACCGTATTATGCGCAAATCATTCTTGAACCGCAATTCCGCTCGGTTGCCCGCGGCGTGACCGCCGCCTTCGAGGCCAGGGCACTTTACACTTCCGAGCGCGAATTGCTGGCCAGCCAGATACAAGATCATTTGAGCAAAATCGTAGCGCCGCGCGGCATCACCATCGAGAGCACGCCGCTGCGCCGCGTCGGTTTGCCGTCGCGTTTGTCGGAATCCATCGAAGAAAAATTACGCGCCGACCAGGAAAGCCAGCGCATGGAATTTGTCCTCAACAAAGAACGGCAGGAGGCCGAGCGTAAACGCATCGAGGCGCAAGGCATCGCGGATTTTCAAAGAATCGTTGCCCAGGGTATCAGCGACCAGCTTTTACGCTGGAAAGGGATCGAAGCCACGGAAAAACTAGCCAATTCGTCCAATGCCAAAGTCGTCATCGTCGGCGCCGGCAAGGACGGCTTGCCGCTGATTCTCGGCGGGCAATGA